From one Nitrosococcus halophilus Nc 4 genomic stretch:
- a CDS encoding NnrS family protein: MSSSTPMTNTAFRRPRWTFLGTGFRPFFWLGALMSGLWMLLWLLLLKGQWYLNGYFPLPYWHAHEMLFGFVSAIIAGFLLTAAQNWTGRPTATGPSLLLLVLLWLAGRTVMLLGNTLPPLIVITVDMAFIPCLMFFIARPIIATGNTRSLPLIGILGILASCNLLVHLGGAGYFPTVIAPALQATVNVITLLMVIIGGRVIPFFTRNALPQTPIRQFPWLDRLAIGSVAAILIIEAITGVSPLMGVIALTAGGLNLARLLGWGGYKTLSRPLLWVLHLGYLWICAGLMTKGLDAYLPGDYRSIAIHLLTVGAMGTLILGMMSRVALGHTGRRLELPQGMIWAYVLLTLGAIVRIGGPLLLPAHMMVVLLLSGGLWIAAFGLFVFRYTTILWRPRVDGRPG, encoded by the coding sequence GGTGGACTTTCCTGGGTACCGGCTTCCGGCCCTTTTTCTGGCTTGGGGCCTTGATGAGCGGTCTCTGGATGCTTTTATGGCTATTGCTATTAAAGGGTCAGTGGTACCTCAATGGATACTTCCCCCTTCCCTACTGGCATGCCCATGAGATGTTGTTTGGCTTTGTGTCCGCCATTATTGCGGGATTTCTTTTGACCGCAGCCCAAAACTGGACCGGGCGCCCTACGGCTACTGGGCCTTCCTTGCTTCTGCTTGTCCTATTATGGCTAGCAGGACGAACCGTCATGCTTTTGGGAAATACGCTGCCTCCCCTCATCGTCATCACAGTCGATATGGCCTTTATTCCCTGCCTAATGTTTTTTATCGCCCGACCTATCATTGCTACAGGGAATACTCGCAGTCTTCCCCTGATTGGAATATTGGGAATTTTGGCGAGCTGCAATTTACTCGTCCACCTGGGTGGAGCAGGTTATTTTCCTACAGTCATTGCACCAGCCCTGCAAGCCACGGTCAATGTCATTACCCTATTGATGGTAATCATTGGCGGCCGGGTGATTCCTTTTTTCACTCGCAATGCCCTCCCTCAAACCCCTATCCGTCAATTTCCCTGGCTCGATCGCCTAGCCATCGGCTCTGTCGCTGCAATTTTAATTATAGAAGCGATCACCGGCGTGAGCCCGTTGATGGGTGTCATCGCACTCACTGCAGGGGGACTCAACCTAGCGCGCCTGCTCGGCTGGGGCGGGTACAAAACCTTATCACGTCCTCTCCTCTGGGTACTGCACCTGGGATATTTATGGATTTGCGCCGGGTTGATGACCAAGGGATTAGATGCCTACCTGCCGGGGGATTACCGTAGCATTGCGATCCATCTGTTGACGGTCGGCGCCATGGGCACTCTTATTCTAGGGATGATGTCCCGTGTAGCCCTCGGTCATACAGGACGGCGGCTGGAATTGCCCCAAGGGATGATTTGGGCTTATGTATTGCTCACACTGGGGGCTATTGTCCGGATCGGGGGCCCGCTGCTACTCCCTGCCCATATGATGGTGGTTTTACTACTTTCCGGCGGCCTCTGGATTGCCGCTTTTGGGCTTTTTGTATTCCGCTACACCACTATTTTATGGCGACCGAGGGTAGATGGACGTCCCGGATAA
- a CDS encoding universal stress protein: MKVLMASDFSTGSDLALDRATFLVRQYQAQLVLLHVLEASDSSLVGALPALDRLRQEMETALRNKAASKGIQCEIRVRIGKDFVDIILEARERQVDLIIVGAHGRHYIKDALFGTTAERVISKGDRPILVVKRPAQGPYMRVLVGIDFSPESRNALEYAMKIFPQAELYILNVCGLVYEGKLRQVGLRDEEILSLDNVEYMRHLKELDRFLSGTAAYSIAKRLVAKGYPATIILAQAAHLKADLIVVGTRGASGLKYILIGSVARHILRDADCDVLAVRCERPSFELP, encoded by the coding sequence ATGAAGGTCTTGATGGCAAGCGATTTTTCCACAGGTTCCGATCTTGCTCTCGACCGGGCTACGTTTCTTGTGCGTCAATACCAGGCGCAACTTGTGTTGTTGCATGTATTGGAAGCAAGTGATAGTAGCCTAGTTGGCGCTCTACCAGCACTCGATCGACTCCGTCAAGAAATGGAAACGGCTCTACGCAATAAGGCAGCCTCTAAAGGAATCCAGTGCGAGATTAGGGTGCGGATTGGCAAGGATTTCGTGGATATTATTCTTGAGGCCCGAGAAAGACAAGTTGATCTTATCATTGTTGGTGCCCATGGACGTCACTATATCAAGGACGCTCTCTTTGGAACCACGGCTGAACGGGTGATAAGTAAGGGCGATCGGCCAATACTAGTAGTAAAGCGGCCAGCTCAGGGACCCTACATGCGAGTGTTAGTTGGAATTGATTTTTCACCCGAGTCCCGAAACGCTTTAGAGTATGCTATGAAAATTTTCCCTCAGGCCGAACTTTATATTTTGAATGTCTGTGGCTTGGTATATGAGGGAAAACTGAGACAGGTCGGCTTGAGGGACGAAGAAATCCTTTCGCTTGACAATGTTGAATACATGCGCCATCTAAAAGAATTAGACCGCTTTCTTTCTGGGACTGCGGCCTATTCGATAGCAAAACGACTGGTAGCCAAAGGTTACCCGGCAACCATTATACTAGCCCAAGCTGCACACCTTAAGGCAGATCTTATCGTGGTCGGCACCCGGGGTGCTTCGGGATTGAAATATATTTTGATAGGCAGTGTGGCCAGGCATATACTGCGTGACGCAGACTGCGATGTGCTCGCTGTGCGTTGCGAGAGGCCCAGTTTCGAGCTTCCCTAG
- a CDS encoding cation:proton antiporter, producing the protein MVPFENVFYEIGALLGVAAAGGVLAILLRQPLIVAFIAVGIIVGPTGFGWVVASDQVDLLAKLGIALLLFVVGLKLDPHIIRTMGPVALATGLGQVVFTSVVGYLIALALGMAPVSALYVAVALTFSSTIIIVKLLSDKREVDSLHGRIAIGFLIVQDIMVVLVMIGLTAFGQAGDALSLGREALLVLAKGAAMLAVVGLLMRYVLPPSLHRLARSPELLVLFSIAWAILGASAGDTLGFSKEVGAFLAGVSIAATPYRELVAARLVSLRDFLLLFFFIDLGASLNISTLGAHLEASAVLSLFVLIGNPFIVMAIMGAMGYRKRTGFLAGLTVAQISEFSLILGALGLNLGHIDQETMGLITLVGLITISLSTYMILYSHPLYERLAPWLGMFERKVAHREEGVAAAINGDTYAFLFGLGRFGAGIAQILQKRGCRVLAVDFDPDLVRRHAGEGYMTRYGDAEDPEFVASLPLERVPWVVSTVRERSVNRTLLHTLRQQGFRGRVAVAANGQHEAELFRREGADLVLVPYFDAAREAVDHLLELGAVGSHPGDSPKESTGA; encoded by the coding sequence ATGGTGCCGTTTGAAAATGTCTTTTATGAGATTGGTGCTCTGCTGGGGGTGGCTGCCGCGGGCGGCGTTTTGGCAATCCTGTTGCGCCAGCCGCTGATCGTCGCTTTCATTGCCGTTGGCATCATCGTAGGACCCACGGGTTTTGGGTGGGTGGTTGCCAGCGATCAAGTGGATTTGCTTGCCAAGTTGGGGATTGCCCTGTTGCTGTTCGTAGTCGGTCTAAAGCTCGATCCGCACATCATCCGGACAATGGGGCCGGTGGCGCTGGCGACGGGACTTGGCCAGGTTGTATTCACTTCGGTAGTTGGCTATCTCATCGCCCTCGCTTTAGGGATGGCGCCGGTGTCCGCGCTCTATGTGGCCGTGGCGCTTACTTTCTCCAGTACCATTATCATTGTCAAATTGTTATCGGATAAGCGCGAGGTGGACTCTTTGCATGGTCGGATCGCCATCGGCTTTCTCATCGTGCAGGATATCATGGTGGTGCTGGTGATGATCGGCTTGACGGCTTTTGGCCAGGCTGGTGATGCGCTCAGCCTGGGCCGGGAGGCGTTGCTAGTGCTCGCCAAGGGAGCGGCGATGCTGGCAGTCGTCGGCTTGCTGATGCGCTATGTTTTGCCACCGTCATTGCACCGGTTGGCGCGTTCACCCGAGCTACTCGTGCTTTTCTCCATCGCCTGGGCAATACTCGGGGCGTCAGCGGGGGATACCCTAGGCTTCAGCAAAGAGGTTGGGGCCTTTCTGGCCGGGGTATCAATTGCCGCCACTCCGTACCGCGAACTGGTTGCCGCGCGTCTTGTCAGCTTGCGGGATTTCCTGCTGTTGTTTTTTTTCATCGACCTCGGTGCGAGCCTGAATATAAGCACTTTGGGCGCACACTTGGAGGCATCTGCGGTGCTCTCGCTCTTTGTGCTAATCGGCAATCCCTTCATCGTCATGGCCATCATGGGGGCGATGGGCTATCGCAAACGCACCGGTTTTCTCGCGGGTCTAACTGTGGCCCAGATCAGTGAATTCTCGCTGATTCTGGGAGCTTTGGGGCTAAACCTGGGCCACATTGACCAGGAGACGATGGGGCTTATCACCCTGGTGGGCTTGATCACCATCAGTCTCTCGACTTATATGATTCTTTACTCTCACCCCCTGTACGAACGATTGGCTCCTTGGCTAGGAATGTTCGAGCGTAAAGTGGCGCACCGCGAAGAGGGCGTTGCGGCAGCAATCAATGGCGATACGTACGCGTTCCTCTTTGGCTTGGGACGTTTTGGCGCGGGGATCGCCCAGATCCTGCAGAAGCGCGGCTGCCGAGTGCTTGCAGTGGATTTCGACCCCGATCTGGTGCGCCGGCATGCTGGCGAAGGGTATATGACTCGGTACGGGGATGCCGAAGACCCTGAATTCGTCGCCTCCCTGCCCCTTGAGCGGGTGCCCTGGGTTGTCAGCACCGTGCGGGAACGGAGTGTGAACCGGACTCTGTTGCACACGCTACGCCAGCAAGGTTTCCGGGGTCGAGTGGCAGTGGCTGCCAATGGCCAGCACGAAGCTGAGCTGTTTCGGCGCGAGGGCGCGGATCTTGTCCTGGTGCCTTATTTCGACGCGGCCAGAGAGGCGGTTGACCACCTGCTGGAGCTTGGTGCCGTGGGGAGCCATCCAGGCGACAGCCCTAAGGAATCGACGGGTGCTTGA
- a CDS encoding universal stress protein: protein MSAEFNDIIVPVDGSENSLRAARFASDLAKAMGSKMTLVYVFTTRSGGNFDFLRITHPEEEDIEQLKKEAARKIFDKTYQALGGKEGEIKEESLSGDPATEIIQYLEKYPSSITVMGRRGLSRFEALLLGSVSEKVVRHATGPVTIIH from the coding sequence ATGAGTGCTGAATTCAATGACATTATTGTACCGGTAGACGGCTCAGAAAACTCCCTACGGGCGGCACGCTTTGCATCCGACCTGGCTAAAGCGATGGGAAGCAAAATGACCCTAGTCTATGTGTTTACGACACGCTCGGGCGGCAATTTTGATTTTCTTCGCATTACCCACCCAGAAGAGGAAGATATCGAACAGCTCAAGAAAGAAGCGGCGCGCAAAATTTTTGACAAAACCTACCAAGCTCTTGGCGGCAAAGAGGGAGAAATTAAAGAAGAGAGCCTCTCAGGTGACCCGGCCACAGAAATTATCCAATACCTGGAAAAATATCCCAGCTCAATAACGGTCATGGGCCGGCGCGGCCTCTCACGCTTTGAGGCTCTGTTGCTTGGCAGCGTAAGCGAGAAAGTCGTGCGTCATGCCACTGGACCCGTGACCATCATTCACTAG
- a CDS encoding AI-2E family transporter — translation MRLVRDWFQRHFSNPQVAGLALLLVVSFATVIFMGHILAPVLASLVIAYLLEGIVGYLERRRCPRWLAVPLVFVAFMVAFFGDIFGVIPLLSQQVTQFFQLLPTMIARGHELLLSLPEHYPDLFSEAQVNNLVSAIHVEVAQLGQEVLSWSLASVTSLITLGMYLVLVPLLVFFFLKDKDRLIEWCKSYLPQERKLIAEVWGEVDFQIANYVRGKCIEILIVWAVSFITFYVLGLRFSMLLSVLMGLSVLIPYIGAMAITLLVAFVAYFQWGLSTEFAEVLGACVIIQFLDGNVLATLLFAEVVDLHPVAVIVAIVVFGGVWGLWGLFFAIPLATIIQAVLKAWPKVPPVEERPPLLKRWGISLLGRQRSR, via the coding sequence ACTGTGATCTTCATGGGACACATATTGGCGCCGGTGTTGGCTAGCCTGGTGATCGCCTATCTGCTCGAGGGAATCGTGGGGTATCTGGAGCGACGACGTTGTCCTCGCTGGCTAGCCGTGCCTTTGGTGTTTGTGGCTTTCATGGTGGCCTTTTTTGGGGACATCTTCGGGGTGATACCCTTGCTCTCACAGCAGGTTACCCAGTTTTTCCAACTCTTGCCGACCATGATTGCTCGGGGGCATGAACTTTTATTGAGCCTGCCTGAGCATTATCCCGATTTATTCTCCGAGGCGCAGGTCAATAATCTGGTGAGCGCTATCCACGTTGAGGTGGCCCAATTAGGGCAAGAGGTGCTTTCCTGGTCCCTGGCGTCAGTGACGAGCCTTATTACGTTGGGGATGTACCTGGTGTTGGTACCGTTACTGGTGTTTTTCTTCCTCAAGGACAAGGACCGCCTTATTGAATGGTGTAAATCTTACCTTCCGCAGGAGCGAAAATTGATAGCTGAAGTCTGGGGCGAGGTAGATTTTCAGATCGCCAACTATGTTCGCGGTAAATGCATCGAGATCCTGATTGTCTGGGCAGTGAGTTTTATCACCTTTTATGTCTTAGGCTTGCGGTTTTCTATGCTGCTGAGTGTGCTCATGGGCTTGTCGGTTCTTATTCCCTATATTGGCGCGATGGCGATCACTTTACTGGTGGCGTTTGTGGCTTATTTTCAATGGGGATTGAGTACTGAATTTGCTGAAGTGCTTGGCGCCTGTGTCATCATCCAGTTTTTGGATGGCAATGTGTTGGCGACCTTATTGTTTGCCGAAGTGGTGGATTTGCATCCTGTGGCGGTGATTGTGGCCATTGTGGTTTTTGGTGGAGTGTGGGGATTGTGGGGGCTCTTCTTTGCAATACCGCTTGCCACCATCATACAGGCGGTGCTCAAGGCCTGGCCCAAAGTCCCCCCTGTAGAAGAACGGCCTCCACTGCTAAAACGTTGGGGTATTTCCTTGCTAGGACGACAACGGTCGCGGTGA